From a region of the Gordonia sp. KTR9 genome:
- a CDS encoding DUF6283 family protein: MTASSERGSMTSRGEAAFPHRRRPCAECPWRRDVAPGQFSRERFDALADTAGSPGEEAPLGAPMFACHKSPVGAEDACAGWLAVSGVEHIGVRLAIASGRLDPQVLDAPQDWPSLFDSFDEMAHTQARRSSPS; this comes from the coding sequence GTGACAGCGAGTAGCGAACGCGGATCGATGACGAGTAGGGGAGAGGCCGCATTCCCGCACCGTCGGCGGCCCTGCGCTGAGTGCCCGTGGCGTCGCGATGTCGCTCCTGGGCAGTTCAGCCGGGAACGCTTCGATGCGCTTGCCGACACGGCGGGCAGCCCAGGCGAGGAAGCGCCGCTGGGTGCTCCGATGTTCGCCTGCCACAAGTCGCCTGTCGGCGCTGAAGACGCCTGCGCCGGCTGGCTGGCCGTCTCCGGCGTTGAACACATAGGCGTGCGTCTGGCGATCGCCTCGGGGCGACTAGACCCGCAGGTGCTCGACGCGCCCCAGGATTGGCCAAGCCTGTTTGACTCGTTCGACGAGATGGCGCACACGCAAGCGAGAAGATCTTCTCCTTCGTAG